CAATAGGTGGAACAATTCACTTGCTGAATAAGACTGAATACAATAAAGGTCTTAATCAAAAAATAAGTTTGGGTTATGGAAGTTTTGATACATGGTCTGGAAAATATAAACTCAACTATAGTACAGAAAAATTAAGTTCTTCTTTAGCTTATGTAAGAAGTCAATCGGATAACGATTATTCGATTCCAAATTTTATGAAGAAGAACTTGAACGGAAAATATTATTTCAATACGATAAATGCCAATTTTGGGTATAAAATCGATTCGAAAAATGAATTAAAACTATATTCGATGTTTAATTTTGGTAGCCGAGAATTTCCATTGGTTGATATAGGTTCTACGCCTTCGGGTTACGACAATAACGATTATCGTGTGATGACGGAATGGAATTTTAATCCAACTGAAACGTGGCAATCGCAATTAAAGTTGGCTTATGTAAGAGAAGAAAGTAGTTTTTTCAACAACATTCACCATACATATTCTGACGATTTAGAGGTTGATAATTATGTATTGAAATATTATTTGAATCATCAATTGACATCTAATTTTGAAGTAGCGATTTCATCCGAAGCAAATTATAATCAAGGAAGTGGAAATAATTTGAGCAAAAGTGATCAAAATTCACTCAATTTTGCGTTGATTGCAAAACATAAATTATCGGATCATTTTGCGTATGAAGCGAGTGTTCGCCAAGATTTTTCTAACCAATATCAAAATCCTTTTATTTATTCTTTAGGCTTCAATTATCGTCCTATCAATTCCTATCAATTAAGAGGAAATATTTCGAAAAATTTCAGAAATCCAACCTACAATGATTTGTTTTGGAAAACGGGAGGAAATCCAGATTTGAAATCAGAATCGGCTTATCAATTCGAAATTGGGAATGATTTTATCAGTAAAAATTTAAACATTCAAACCAATATTTTTTACAATAAATTGAGTGATATGATTCAATGGATTCCGAGTCAATCGAACTCTTCGTATTGGATTCCTCGAAATGTTAACCGAGCCGAAACATATGGTTTTGAATTGATAGGAGATTACAAATGGAATGCTTTTACATTTAATACAACTTACGGATTCACAAGAACAAAAGACAAATCGAAAAACAAAGAACTAATGTATTCGCCTCGTCACAAATGGACGTCAAGTGCACAATATACGTACAAACAGTTATCTGCTTTTGTTCAAAACAGTTACACAAGTAAAGTCTTTTCTGATTCGGAAGAAGAAAAAATAATTGATAATTTTTGGGTAACTAATTTAGGGTTAAGTTATACGATTTCACCACTTTATAGCGTTTTTATTAGAGTGAATAATGTGTTTAATCAACATTACCAAACACAAGAAAACCGTTGGCAACCAGGCATAAATTATACTTTACAAATACAAATAAAATTTTAAAACTATGATAAAATTTAAATCTATTGCGTTTATCGCTTTAGCTGGAGTTTTTTTACAATCGTGTTCAAATGATGATGATGGACCAAGCAACGACCCTGAAAATGGGAACTATTCGAAGGGAGTTTTTGTTTTGAACGAAGGAAATATGAACTCGTCTAATTCGGATATTACTTATTTTGATCCAACTAAAGATGTAAGTACAACAAATCCAATTCAAGATATTTTCAAAACTGCAAATGCAGGGGCTCAATTAGGATCAGTTGGACAAAGTATTTTTTTTAAAGGAAATAAAGCATATATCGTTGTTAATGCATCGAATAAAGTAGAAATTGTTGATCATACAACGTTTAAAAAGGTAAGTACGATTCCTTCTTCTTCAACAATGAACAATCCTCGTTACGTGGTTGCTGATAATGATTTCTTGTATATTTCTAATTGGGGAGATCCAGCTGTTTCTACTGATGATTTTATTGCAAAATATAAGATGAGTGATTTATCTTTTGTTGAAAAATATTCGGTGGATGAAGGTCCAGAAAAGATGATTCTTGAAAATGGAAAATTGTACGTTGCACAAAAAGGAGGTTGGGGAATTGGTAAAACAGTTTCAATTATTGACCTTAAAACATCAGATAGAAAAACAGTTAATGTTGGAGAAGTTCCGACTGATTTAACGATTCAGAACGGAAATTTATATGTGCTTTCGCAAGGTGTTTCTTGGGGGACACCATCAAAAGGGAAATTAGTTCGATACAATCTTGCAAGTGAAGACAAATTAGAAATGAATTTCCCTGAAGGAGAACATCCAGATTTCTTGGTCGCGAAAAATAATAAATTGTATTATATTTTGAATAATTCTGTTTATTCAATGGCTTTAAATGCAACAAATTTACCAACGAAAGCAGACTATATTACAGGTGCAGATAATGTGTATGGATTTAATGTAGAAGGCGATACGTTCTATATTTTAGATGCAAAAGATTTCAAATCAAGTGGTCGTTTGTTAATTCAGAATGCGCAAGGAGGTCTTAAGCATCCAGCGATTACAACAGGTGTTGGACCAAATTCTGTTTACATCAAATAGTTACTTCTTTATAGTAATAAAAAATCCGAAAGCTAAGCTTCGGATTTTTTTATGTTTTTTAATTTAAAAATTGTTTTCGAATTGAAAACGATAATTGCTAAAAGAATTAGACTATAACCAATCATTTGCATTGGAGATACAACTTCATTATAATAAAAAATTGCCAAAGCGAAATTCATAATTGGATTCAAGTAAATTAAAATGCCGACCGTAGAGGAATCGATTCCTTTCAAAGCAAAATTATTCAAGAACATAGGAATAATTGTGAATAACACAACAATCATCAGAATGCATTGGTAAAAAATTGTTTCGGTCGGAATAGGTCCTGAAAAAATGAAAACCAACGGCAACATCAAAATTGCAACGATTAATAATTGGGTCA
This portion of the Empedobacter stercoris genome encodes:
- a CDS encoding TonB-dependent receptor — translated: MKKFFLCFNLIAGIAFAQTDTISLKPLIMNDVFLKNHYKSQSVIKLNDSILEQNPNQLTQVLQAQTPLYFKENGRGMVSSPSFRGTLASHTAVVWNGINVNSQTTGQTDFNLFTSNSFDGMIVKPGGGSIAYGTGAIGGTIHLLNKTEYNKGLNQKISLGYGSFDTWSGKYKLNYSTEKLSSSLAYVRSQSDNDYSIPNFMKKNLNGKYYFNTINANFGYKIDSKNELKLYSMFNFGSREFPLVDIGSTPSGYDNNDYRVMTEWNFNPTETWQSQLKLAYVREESSFFNNIHHTYSDDLEVDNYVLKYYLNHQLTSNFEVAISSEANYNQGSGNNLSKSDQNSLNFALIAKHKLSDHFAYEASVRQDFSNQYQNPFIYSLGFNYRPINSYQLRGNISKNFRNPTYNDLFWKTGGNPDLKSESAYQFEIGNDFISKNLNIQTNIFYNKLSDMIQWIPSQSNSSYWIPRNVNRAETYGFELIGDYKWNAFTFNTTYGFTRTKDKSKNKELMYSPRHKWTSSAQYTYKQLSAFVQNSYTSKVFSDSEEEKIIDNFWVTNLGLSYTISPLYSVFIRVNNVFNQHYQTQENRWQPGINYTLQIQIKF
- a CDS encoding DUF5074 domain-containing protein — its product is MIKFKSIAFIALAGVFLQSCSNDDDGPSNDPENGNYSKGVFVLNEGNMNSSNSDITYFDPTKDVSTTNPIQDIFKTANAGAQLGSVGQSIFFKGNKAYIVVNASNKVEIVDHTTFKKVSTIPSSSTMNNPRYVVADNDFLYISNWGDPAVSTDDFIAKYKMSDLSFVEKYSVDEGPEKMILENGKLYVAQKGGWGIGKTVSIIDLKTSDRKTVNVGEVPTDLTIQNGNLYVLSQGVSWGTPSKGKLVRYNLASEDKLEMNFPEGEHPDFLVAKNNKLYYILNNSVYSMALNATNLPTKADYITGADNVYGFNVEGDTFYILDAKDFKSSGRLLIQNAQGGLKHPAITTGVGPNSVYIK